Genomic window (Macrobrachium nipponense isolate FS-2020 chromosome 35, ASM1510439v2, whole genome shotgun sequence):
agagtagagagagagagaggagaagaccaGAGCGGAGCGAGCGacagagtagagaggagagagagagagaggacgcaagATAGTGGCGCTCGCTTATGTCATActtcagcagtagcagcagcagcttaATTACAGGAACCTTGAAACGAAGCCCGAAGTTTGGCCCTCCCTCGCTCCGGAAGACGTGAGGATCCGAAACGAAATATGGCATTAGCGCTGCATTGAAGTTAAAGCTGCCTGGACCATCCGATCTCGCGCTGCacaagggaaagaagaagagaaaaaaaaaaaaagagatgaaaaatGGTCACGCTCGAAATTGTTAGTGAATCTGCTTCTAAAACCAGCAGGTTTCTTTTTAACGTGTCGTAGGCATTTTACGAGGCCTTTCGACATTTTTTACGTCCCCGTTGTTAATCTTGCTATCGTACTGTGTTTTGAAATGATGACTCTGGAATAGTAGCTGAAAGTTTTGGTAactcttcctttcattttcacctgaggattcttatatatatatatcttatatatatatatatatatatatatatatatatgatatatatatatatatatatatataatatatatttgttatatgtgTTTACGTATATTTGTATGTTCAAACACGACAATGTTTAGCATTTCGCAAATAGGATATTCTGAAGGGGTAGCGTCGTGAATTTTATACCCACCTTCACACACTCCTAGGATTTCAGCGTGAACATTcacccctcactctctctctctctctctctctctctctctctctctctctctctctctctcttcttgtcttCTGTCTTCTTGTCTTCTTATGAGGTCATAAATGCAATGGATTTATAGGTCTAATCTATACCTTTAGTTTTATCTTAGAAATCATCTAGAGAGGACCACGAAGAATCCCGAATGAGAGCAACAAGTGACATCTCACCACATCTCCATGACCTTTTTGCAGAGGGAACGTGTGTCCCCATCTCGCGGGGACAGCGTCGGCTTGGCCGTTGTGGCGTCGCAGGGATCCGGGGAAGTGTGCCAGGGATGTCATGACGTCATAGCTGACAGGTTCCTGCTCAGAGTGAATTCCAGGTCGTGGCACCAGACCTGCCTCAGGTGCTGCGTGTGCCAGTTGGCGCTGGACAGACAACCATCCTGTTTCATACGAGAACACAACGTTTATTGCAAGACCGATTATACGAGGTGAGTCAGATTTGGAGTTTTTGAAGTTGTTAGttttaagctaaaagaaaacttATCTTGCCACCTttatccgtccgtccgtccgcatttttcctctccgccctcatatcttaactACTACTAAGACTTGAGGGTTATAAAtgggtacgttgatcatccaggCTCCaggcatcaaacataccaaattgcagtcctgtaGCCACGatagttttaatattatttaaggttcaaattagtcataatcgtgcttctggcaacgatatatgacaggccaccactggccgtggttaaagttacggaggccttgattatacgatttAGAGGCTGTGCAGAAATCGGCTAATTTTTTACTGATTCAACTCTACACTACATgtaaagattttattattataggtctGTATGCCAATTAAATTCCTCATAGATTATTTATTCTGATTTACATTACATTAAGGATTGTATTTATAGGTCTGTTTGTCTATTGAATTCCCCCAAATCATAAATCCATATTATAAGTTCGAAATACTGAATTAAGATTTCGCTGAAACCGTGATAAAGTTAGGAACGTAATGATATATAGTTTTAGCTTAATTCTGACTCCATTTATTGCCTGTGAAGTTGGTTGGCTTACTTTAGACTAAagtggtcttatgccagcaccgGCAATTGCTCTAGAGATACCTTTAAGTATGGCAAGTTTGTAATGCTAATAAGATACCTGATGCGGATCTTGGACTATCAGAGATTGTAAATAAttcataatgataacaataattctagtagt
Coding sequences:
- the LOC135208266 gene encoding LIM/homeobox protein Awh-like; the encoded protein is MSSPKTASSSSNCSSPTSGATSIGAAGMKKLSRTKAPLVKRERVSPSRGDSVGLAVVASQGSGEVCQGCHDVIADRFLLRVNSRSWHQTCLRCCVCQLALDRQPSCFIREHNVYCKTDYTRNFGARCAKCCRSIGAADWVRRARDRV